The DNA sequence CCGCGAAGGTCCTCGTGGCGTTCGCCATGAGGGTAGGAATGTCCGTCGTTCCGGCGTTTTGCGCGGTCACGGGGCCATTATTCGGGGAAGCTGACTGGGTACTCATCGCCCCTAAGCATGCCAGGAAAGAGCCCTGGCCGACTACCGGGGGCCGCGCACCGGCTAAAGTGGAGTCATGCCTGCACGTCCAGTTGACCGCCGAGGCGGGGTGCCCAGACCCCCGCGTCGGTCCGCTTCTGTACGCGCTGGCCGCTCTCACCTGCCGATTTCCGCGGAAACCAGCGCGGGCGGCATCGTGGTCGATGTGCGTGACGGAATTCCCTATGCGGCATTGATCGCGCGGCGCAATCGAGCGGGCCGCATCGAATGGTGTCTGCCCAAGGGGCACCTCGAAGGTTCCGAGACCCCCCAGCAGGCAGCGCTGCGTGAGGTGGCCGAGGAAACCGGCATCCAAGGACGCATCATCCGCCACCTCGCGTCGATCGACTACTGGTTCTCCGGCAACGACCGCCGTGTCCACAAGGTCGTTCACCACTACCTGATGGGCTACGAGTCCGGCACGATCACCGTCGAGCAGGATCCGGACCATGAGGCCGAGGAGGCCGCGTGGGTGCCGCTGCGCGACGTGTCGCGTCAGCTTGCCTACCCCAACGAGCGTCGTATCGTGCGCATCGCCCTGGACCTGCTGTATCGGGGTAGCCGTGACTAGGCGCGCCGTGAGGGTAGCCGCCCTATGCGCGGCGATGGCTCTTCCCTTCGGCCTCGGTCTGAACGAGGCCGGGGCCACCCCGCTGCCCGCCGTCACCTCGCAGTCCGACGCCTCGCGCCCCGCAGTCATGGGGACAGCTAGCGAGGAATCCGGGCTCACCATCTCGATCAACTCGCTGTCACCGCGCATTATCACCAGCGAGAACGAAGTGGTTGTTTCCGGCACCGTCCGCAACGATTCTCCCACAACGCTCGCGAACATTTCCCTCGAGGTGTTCGTCGGCAACGAGACGCCGATCTCGGTAGCCGCACTGACGACGGCGCTGTCCGAGGACGAACCCGATGCCACGCACACCGCGACCTCCGCGCTCACCGATGTCATCCGCGGCGCAACGGTTTCCTTTGAAATCCGTATCCCCACCTCTGCCCTTCCCCTGACAGACGCGACCGAGTGGGGTCCGCGCGTCATCACCGTGGCCGCCAACTCCGGGGAGTACTCCGGCAAGGACCGGTCCATCCTCGTGTGGGACTCCGGTGCCCAGGTCTCAGCCTCGCGCGTGAGTGCCGTGGTTCCCTGGACCTCGCCGAGCGCCACCCAGGACCAGGCCGAACGATCCGCAGTCCTGAACCTGGCCTCCAACTCCGGCGTGACTCTCGCCATCGACCCGCTGCTCATCCCGCGCGGACCGCAGCCAACAGCGTCGCCGAGTCCCTCGCCCGATTCCGACGACTCCGACGCCGAATCCGGACAATCCAATCAGTCCGACGCCGAATCCGGGCAGTCCGGCGCACCCACCGCCGCTCCGAGCGCGTCCTCCTCCCCCACCCCGACTCCCGCGCCCACGGCAACAGATCCCGCTCAGCGATCGCGCGACCTGCAGTCGGAGGCCTTCGTGTCTGCCCTCATGGGAACCGCGAACGAAATCATCGCCCTACCCGACGGTGACGCCGACCTCGGTGCCCTCGCTCTGTCGGGCAACGCGA is a window from the Schaalia odontolytica genome containing:
- a CDS encoding NUDIX hydrolase, which produces MPARPVDRRGGVPRPPRRSASVRAGRSHLPISAETSAGGIVVDVRDGIPYAALIARRNRAGRIEWCLPKGHLEGSETPQQAALREVAEETGIQGRIIRHLASIDYWFSGNDRRVHKVVHHYLMGYESGTITVEQDPDHEAEEAAWVPLRDVSRQLAYPNERRIVRIALDLLYRGSRD